A window of the Glaciimonas sp. CA11.2 genome harbors these coding sequences:
- a CDS encoding porin: MKKSCIALAVLAAGTAQAQSSVTIYGIVDTGVAYTNKANTTAVPGGKTGSQLSMVSGIVQGSRLGFKGVEDLGSGLKAVFQLETGFANDTGALQSDKGTSTLFRRKSVVGLSGNFGTVLLGRQTDLLDDVSVWTSIVDFGTFVAAPGHVLDRLEGTRTNNSIRYNTPSLAGFTASAIYGLGEVAGQTSTGQSFGLGGQYLRGPITLFAAYYQSKLGTPTAGASDVSLVNSAPVFIGHPGDTALKTFTLGASYQAGPARLYGNWSRAKQPLASAATNNIIGGLSNDKADIFEAGVNYAVTGPLHLLASVQHTKLDFIGAKNGTLNQFNLGADYFLSKRTDLYAFVSDLRATNTTNPGVLGSTVGASGNQAAVALGVRHKF; this comes from the coding sequence ATGAAAAAATCATGCATCGCACTTGCAGTGCTAGCCGCAGGCACAGCGCAAGCACAAAGCTCGGTCACAATCTACGGCATCGTTGATACTGGCGTCGCCTATACAAACAAAGCTAATACGACCGCAGTACCGGGTGGCAAGACGGGTAGTCAATTAAGCATGGTCTCCGGGATCGTCCAGGGGTCACGTCTAGGCTTCAAAGGCGTTGAAGATTTGGGGAGCGGTCTGAAGGCGGTGTTCCAACTGGAAACTGGCTTCGCCAATGACACCGGTGCATTGCAAAGCGACAAAGGGACATCTACTTTATTCCGTCGTAAATCCGTAGTTGGCTTGAGTGGCAACTTTGGGACTGTTCTGCTTGGTCGTCAAACTGACCTTCTGGACGATGTCAGTGTGTGGACCTCTATTGTCGATTTTGGTACTTTTGTTGCTGCACCGGGACATGTTCTGGACCGCCTGGAAGGTACTCGCACCAACAACTCGATCCGTTACAACACGCCAAGCCTGGCTGGTTTTACTGCTAGCGCGATCTATGGTTTAGGGGAAGTCGCCGGTCAGACATCGACAGGTCAATCGTTTGGTCTGGGTGGTCAATATCTAAGAGGCCCCATCACTTTATTCGCTGCTTACTACCAATCTAAACTAGGCACGCCCACGGCTGGAGCTAGCGACGTTTCCTTAGTTAATTCTGCTCCCGTATTCATCGGTCATCCCGGTGATACAGCGCTGAAGACATTTACGCTAGGGGCTAGCTATCAAGCCGGTCCGGCACGTCTGTATGGTAACTGGTCGCGTGCGAAGCAACCACTGGCAAGTGCGGCGACCAATAACATCATCGGTGGCTTGAGCAACGACAAGGCTGATATTTTCGAAGCTGGCGTAAATTACGCTGTTACCGGTCCCTTACATCTACTTGCTAGTGTGCAACATACTAAACTCGATTTCATTGGCGCTAAAAACGGTACATTGAATCAGTTCAATCTGGGTGCCGACTATTTTCTTTCGAAACGTACTGACTTGTACGCATTCGTGTCGGACCTACGCGCGACAAATACAACCAACCCGGGGGTTTTGGGTTCTACAGTTGGTGCATCGGGTAACCAGGCAGCAGTTGCTTTGGGTGTCCGCCATAAGTTCTAA
- a CDS encoding PLP-dependent aminotransferase family protein, with translation MVKLQNGWLPKLKKGSGPLYLTIANAIADDIAVGQLAAEQRLPPQRKLAELLGIDFTTVARAYTEAHRRGLVDSVVGRGTFVCGLRRPKIPRVFEGRPNVDMSMNMPPEPVSEELLTLMESGFASVSGKLRDLLRYQDFGGSPEDREAGALWLRRRGLVVDHDRLLVVPGAQAALVAVLTTLAPSGSVICCEELTYPGLRALAGQLGIRLIGLPMDREGIDAVAFAAACAQYAPKALYCNPTLLNPTTIVMSHTRRQALVEVARHYEVPIIEDDAYGFLPRVTPPAIASIGPDVTFYIAGLAKCVGAGLRIAYLVAPDAQYASRLASAVRATTVMASPITSALATRWIRDGTADLALNAIRKESMARQKLAARLLPAGSYLSHPEAFHLWISLPAPWDRKAFAAHLQSSGVGVVASDAFSVSMQPPEAVRVCIGGVANREEIQHALELIAETLRTAPHVAPAVV, from the coding sequence ATGGTAAAGCTTCAAAATGGATGGTTGCCAAAATTGAAAAAGGGAAGCGGCCCTCTCTATCTGACGATTGCCAATGCCATCGCCGACGATATTGCTGTGGGTCAATTAGCCGCAGAGCAACGGTTGCCGCCACAACGTAAGCTGGCTGAGTTGCTGGGCATCGATTTCACTACCGTGGCGCGTGCTTACACAGAAGCACACCGGCGCGGTTTGGTGGATTCTGTGGTTGGGCGCGGTACGTTTGTGTGCGGTCTTCGCCGCCCCAAAATTCCCCGTGTATTTGAAGGGCGACCTAACGTCGACATGTCAATGAACATGCCGCCGGAACCCGTCTCGGAGGAATTATTAACGCTCATGGAAAGCGGCTTTGCCAGCGTGAGTGGTAAGTTAAGAGATTTGCTGCGGTATCAAGATTTTGGCGGATCGCCCGAAGACCGTGAGGCTGGTGCGTTATGGTTGCGCCGACGCGGATTGGTGGTTGATCATGATCGCTTGTTGGTTGTACCTGGTGCGCAAGCTGCGTTGGTCGCCGTGCTAACCACGCTAGCACCATCAGGATCGGTCATTTGTTGTGAAGAGCTGACTTATCCCGGACTAAGAGCATTAGCAGGTCAACTTGGCATCCGTTTGATAGGCTTGCCGATGGATCGTGAGGGAATCGACGCGGTTGCATTTGCGGCTGCATGCGCACAATACGCGCCGAAAGCCTTGTATTGCAATCCGACTTTGCTCAATCCGACTACGATAGTGATGTCACACACGCGGCGACAGGCGTTGGTGGAAGTGGCCCGTCATTATGAGGTACCGATTATCGAGGACGACGCCTACGGTTTTTTGCCGCGCGTGACGCCACCAGCAATCGCCAGCATCGGTCCGGATGTGACGTTTTATATTGCGGGTTTGGCAAAATGTGTTGGCGCAGGTTTAAGAATTGCTTATCTGGTAGCTCCCGACGCACAATATGCATCCCGGCTGGCATCTGCGGTGCGGGCAACGACGGTGATGGCATCGCCCATTACGTCGGCGTTGGCAACCCGCTGGATTCGCGACGGCACGGCTGATTTGGCGTTGAATGCGATCCGCAAGGAATCGATGGCGCGCCAAAAGCTAGCGGCGCGATTATTACCGGCGGGAAGTTACCTCTCGCATCCGGAGGCTTTCCATTTGTGGATTAGTCTACCTGCGCCATGGGATCGAAAAGCATTTGCAGCGCATTTGCAATCGTCCGGTGTTGGTGTGGTGGCGAGCGATGCTTTTTCGGTATCGATGCAACCGCCGGAAGCGGTGCGGGTCTGCATCGGCGGCGTCGCCAACCGTGAAGAAATTCAGCATGCATTGGAGTTGATTGCGGAGACATTGCGGACGGCACCGCACGTTGCCCCGGCGGTTGTATGA
- a CDS encoding MSMEG_0572/Sll0783 family nitrogen starvation response protein, protein MPTVKHPAHVKGDFFVDYEEKVFEDIKALPGEKALVTFHTVAFEGSIGFVNLLQATRLQRKGYETSILLYGPGVTLGLQRGFPTLGDEAFPGHLNFNNRITSFMEAGGKVYACRFALQALYGHGEPSLIPGIRAINPLDVLDLKLIHTRANAFILDTWTL, encoded by the coding sequence ATGCCAACGGTCAAACATCCAGCCCACGTTAAAGGCGATTTCTTTGTCGATTACGAAGAGAAAGTATTTGAAGATATCAAAGCTTTACCGGGTGAAAAAGCACTGGTTACTTTTCATACTGTTGCCTTTGAAGGGTCGATTGGGTTTGTCAATTTATTGCAAGCCACGCGCCTGCAACGCAAAGGTTATGAAACCTCTATCTTGTTATACGGTCCCGGCGTCACATTAGGTTTGCAACGCGGCTTTCCAACGCTTGGCGATGAGGCATTTCCGGGTCATCTGAATTTTAATAACCGGATCACTTCTTTCATGGAAGCAGGCGGCAAAGTCTATGCCTGCCGCTTTGCGCTTCAAGCTTTATACGGCCACGGTGAGCCTTCGTTGATTCCCGGTATTCGCGCAATCAATCCACTTGACGTACTGGATTTGAAGTTGATCCACACGCGTGCAAACGCGTTCATTCTTGATACCTGGACGCTATAA
- a CDS encoding Nit6803 family nitrilase, which yields MTRSSQKKTVRAAAIQIAPDLESAGGTLDKVCTAIESAAAKGAELVVFPETFVPYYPYFSFVRPPFAAGAEHLLLYERAVVVPGPVTAAVSAVARSHGLVVVLGVNERDHGTLYNTQLVFDANGELVLKRRKITPTYHERMIWGQGDASGLKVVETAVGRLGALACWEHYNPLARYALMAQHEEIHCAQFPGSMVGQIFADQMEVTIRHHALEAGCFVVNATGWLTDAQIIAITPDPAVQKALRGGCCTAIVSPEGVLLAQPLRSGEGMVIADLDMALITKRKRMMDSVGHYARPELLKLVVDDRRHAPVSPLFSEDTDNTENEQPTFNSADSPTLASTHHANSLYTTSTTNY from the coding sequence ATGACAAGATCATCGCAAAAAAAGACGGTACGCGCGGCAGCGATTCAGATTGCACCAGACCTTGAAAGTGCTGGCGGCACGTTGGACAAGGTTTGTACAGCGATTGAAAGTGCGGCTGCAAAAGGTGCGGAGCTCGTAGTTTTTCCAGAGACCTTCGTGCCCTACTATCCTTACTTTTCTTTCGTCCGGCCGCCCTTTGCAGCAGGGGCTGAACACCTGCTTTTATACGAACGTGCAGTCGTTGTGCCGGGTCCGGTAACCGCTGCCGTCTCGGCTGTTGCTCGTAGTCACGGCCTAGTCGTTGTGCTGGGTGTGAACGAACGCGATCACGGCACGCTATACAACACGCAACTAGTGTTCGATGCCAATGGTGAACTGGTGTTAAAACGTAGAAAAATTACGCCGACTTATCACGAGCGCATGATCTGGGGTCAAGGCGACGCCAGTGGACTCAAAGTCGTGGAAACCGCCGTCGGTCGTTTGGGTGCGCTGGCATGTTGGGAACACTACAATCCACTAGCACGCTATGCTTTGATGGCGCAGCATGAAGAAATCCATTGTGCCCAGTTTCCCGGCTCTATGGTTGGACAGATATTCGCCGATCAGATGGAAGTAACGATACGCCATCATGCGCTTGAGGCTGGTTGCTTTGTGGTGAACGCCACCGGTTGGTTGACCGATGCCCAGATCATCGCGATCACACCCGATCCTGCCGTCCAAAAGGCGCTGCGTGGTGGTTGCTGCACTGCCATCGTATCGCCGGAAGGTGTGCTGTTGGCACAGCCACTGCGCAGCGGAGAAGGCATGGTGATCGCCGATCTCGATATGGCGCTCATCACCAAACGTAAGCGCATGATGGATTCCGTCGGTCACTATGCGCGGCCAGAATTATTAAAACTGGTCGTTGATGACCGTCGACATGCCCCTGTTTCACCACTTTTTAGTGAGGATACAGATAACACCGAAAACGAACAACCAACCTTCAACTCCGCCGACAGCCCAACTCTTGCGAGCACACATCATGCAAACAGTCTCTACACCACATCAACAACTAATTACTGA
- a CDS encoding MSMEG_0568 family radical SAM protein, which translates to MQTVSTPHQQLITELQSLGLRLNDPNAGAASRRGGAGPSDHKAVVVDGHTVMIPVHTASAWSSPFVAAPLGPDGTSALLRDGISVGVISFPRQPRFYKMQTMDGIPYSKIATLHGSDVLATTVLQSCIRYESRRKSCQFCAIGQSLAASRTILRKTPEQLAEVARAAVLLDNVKHMVMTTGTPNATDRGAQILCESAFAVKSAVNLPIQGQCEPPDDDLWFKRMHDAGIDSLGMHLEAVTPEVRARIMPGKASVSIARYFDAFESAIEVFGYGQVSTYILAGLGDTTEAILSICEKLIAIGVYPFVVPFVPIAGTPLEDHPAPSPQFMRELLTPLAAMLESRGLRSTDIKAGCGRCGACSSLSTFEKKPS; encoded by the coding sequence ATGCAAACAGTCTCTACACCACATCAACAACTAATTACTGAACTGCAATCGCTGGGCTTGCGACTCAATGACCCCAATGCTGGTGCTGCCAGTCGGCGCGGCGGGGCCGGCCCATCCGATCATAAGGCGGTTGTGGTGGATGGGCATACGGTGATGATTCCGGTGCATACGGCAAGCGCGTGGTCGTCGCCATTTGTGGCTGCGCCACTCGGTCCCGATGGCACCAGTGCGTTGCTGCGGGATGGGATTTCCGTTGGCGTTATCTCGTTCCCGCGTCAGCCACGTTTTTACAAAATGCAGACAATGGACGGTATTCCTTACTCCAAAATCGCGACATTACATGGCTCTGACGTACTGGCAACTACCGTGCTACAAAGCTGCATCCGCTACGAGAGTCGGCGTAAATCCTGTCAGTTCTGCGCGATAGGACAATCACTCGCTGCGAGCAGAACTATTTTGCGCAAGACGCCCGAACAATTAGCGGAAGTCGCGCGTGCTGCTGTTCTGCTGGATAACGTCAAGCATATGGTGATGACAACCGGCACGCCAAATGCCACCGATCGTGGCGCGCAGATTTTGTGCGAAAGTGCATTTGCCGTCAAGAGCGCGGTCAACCTGCCGATTCAAGGGCAATGCGAACCGCCGGACGACGATCTCTGGTTCAAGCGCATGCATGATGCCGGAATCGACTCACTTGGCATGCATCTCGAAGCAGTAACGCCTGAGGTGCGCGCTCGTATCATGCCAGGCAAGGCAAGCGTTTCGATTGCGCGCTATTTCGACGCGTTTGAAAGCGCTATAGAAGTATTTGGATATGGTCAGGTTAGTACTTACATACTCGCTGGACTTGGTGATACCACCGAAGCGATTTTGAGTATATGTGAAAAACTGATCGCCATCGGTGTCTATCCGTTCGTTGTGCCTTTTGTGCCAATTGCAGGGACGCCGCTGGAAGATCATCCCGCACCATCACCCCAATTCATGCGCGAACTACTGACACCGCTGGCAGCCATGCTGGAATCGCGTGGCTTGCGCTCAACCGATATCAAAGCGGGTTGCGGGCGTTGCGGTGCCTGTTCATCATTATCAACTTTTGAGAAGAAGCCATCATGA
- a CDS encoding MSMEG_0567/Sll0786 family nitrogen starvation N-acetyltransferase, giving the protein MSAVCTPLVVNADNAFANATVRIKLATTRYEREAAKRLRCAVFCDEQGIFEGDDTDEIDQRAYPIAAILCIPDMPDELVGTVRIVESQSGIWYGSRLAVARHARRIGSVGTGLINLAVRTAHAHGCKTFLAQVQNQNVPLFERLHWASIDEIDVHGRPHHLMQADLNFYPPMHDGDIGFVLIPGAI; this is encoded by the coding sequence ATGAGCGCCGTCTGCACGCCACTAGTTGTCAATGCCGATAACGCTTTTGCAAATGCTACGGTACGCATCAAACTTGCGACGACACGATACGAACGTGAGGCAGCAAAACGCTTGAGGTGTGCTGTTTTTTGCGATGAGCAAGGCATCTTTGAAGGTGACGATACAGATGAAATCGATCAACGCGCATACCCTATTGCGGCGATTCTCTGTATTCCGGACATGCCCGATGAGCTCGTCGGGACCGTCCGTATTGTCGAGTCGCAATCTGGCATCTGGTATGGGTCACGTCTGGCTGTGGCGCGTCATGCGCGGCGAATCGGGTCAGTTGGTACTGGCTTAATTAACCTGGCAGTGCGTACCGCGCATGCACATGGATGCAAAACTTTTTTGGCGCAGGTACAAAACCAGAACGTGCCGTTGTTTGAAAGACTGCACTGGGCCTCGATAGACGAGATTGACGTCCATGGTCGTCCACATCATTTGATGCAAGCCGACCTTAACTTTTATCCACCGATGCACGATGGCGATATCGGCTTTGTGCTGATCCCTGGTGCGATATGA